GCTCCCGCCACATCGGCCACATCGGCGGGCCGCCCGGCAGGTCGACGGTCCTGCCCGTGAACACGAAGCCGTGGCGCTCGTACAGCGCCTTGCTCCGCGTGTTGCTCGCCTCCAGATACGCGGGCATGCCCTCCCGGTCGCAACGCTCCAGTACGGCCTCGAGGAGCGCGCTGCCCCGTCCCTCGCCCGTGCGGCCGGGGGCGGCGACGATGTTGGGCAGGTAGTAGTGCGACCGGTCCGTCGGGTGGGCGAGCGCCGTCAGTTCGCCCACGATCCGGGTGCGCTCGTTGCCCGGGTCCGCGGCCGCCAGCGCCTCGGTCATCTCGTCGTGGCCGTCGCCCTCACCACTGCCGGAACCACTGCCGGAACCACCGCCGGAACCGGCATCAGCGCCGGCACCAGCCGTCTCCCCCACCATCACCGGCAGCCACAGCGCGGCCGCCGAGTGGTCCTCCATCACGTCGACCCAGCCGTCGCGCAGCGCCGCGTCCAGGAACACGCCGAAGAAGCGCGGATGGACGGCCCGCCGGTGCTCCTCGTCCGGGAAGACCCAGCCGCTGACCGGGTCCGCCATGAACGCCTCGCCCAGCAGCCGGCTGATCTCCTCCCTCTCCTCCTTCCGGGCCCGACGGATTCCCGGCAAGACGCCCGGCAGGACAGTGGTGACCCGACTCATGGTTGCGTTCCCCTCCAGCACCGTATGAATGAAGTGACGCCTGCGATACGGGTGGTGCCGTGATGCGCATGCGTCGCGACGATCGTACGGACGCCCGAATGCCGGCATCGGCGGGGTAGCCGTCCAGGAGCGGAGCCGTCGGCAACTGCCCCTCAGCGAATGCCGAGTTCGGCCAGGGCCGCGAGCTGCCGTGCCGCCGGGCGCGTCGGGAAGTAGAGGTAACAGACGCCGCCCGTACCGCTCCTGACCTGGCCCTGCGCGTTGTAGCGCTTGGTCCTCAGCCAGATGTTCTCGAACTGGCGGCGCTTGTAGACGCGTTGGACCGCCGCGTTCGAC
The window above is part of the Streptomyces syringium genome. Proteins encoded here:
- a CDS encoding GNAT family N-acetyltransferase, yielding MSRVTTVLPGVLPGIRRARKEEREEISRLLGEAFMADPVSGWVFPDEEHRRAVHPRFFGVFLDAALRDGWVDVMEDHSAAALWLPVMVGETAGAGADAGSGGGSGSGSGSGEGDGHDEMTEALAAADPGNERTRIVGELTALAHPTDRSHYYLPNIVAAPGRTGEGRGSALLEAVLERCDREGMPAYLEASNTRSKALYERHGFVFTGRTVDLPGGPPMWPMWREPRG